A portion of the Juglans microcarpa x Juglans regia isolate MS1-56 chromosome 1D, Jm3101_v1.0, whole genome shotgun sequence genome contains these proteins:
- the LOC121268529 gene encoding granule-bound starch synthase 1, chloroplastic/amyloplastic-like isoform X1: MATVAGSNIASASSLVKCGVTSGSESKAPLMKFGLMKNTVTHNGLRSLNKVDELRTRTMAKVTIKKARSKTFKTGNARTSEIVCSSGMNLIFVGTEVGPWSKTGGLGDVLGGLPPAMAANGHRVMSVSPRYDQYKDAWDTEVTVELQVGDQKETVRFFHCYKRGVDRIFVDHPAFLEKVWGKTRSKIYGPIAGEDYQDNQLRFSLLCQAALEAPRVLSLNSNKYFSGPYGEDVVFIANDWHTALLPCYLKTIYKPKGIYKSAKVAFCIHNIAYQGRFAFNDFSLLNLPDELKSSFDFIDGYEKPTKGRKINWMKAGILESDRVLTVSPYYAKELVSGVDKGVELDNILRKTGITGIVNGMDVQEWNPSTDKYIGVKYDASTVLNAKPLLKEALQAEVGLPVDRNIPVIGFIGRLEEQKGSDILVAAIPQFIKENVQIIVLGTGKKSMEKQLEQLEILYPEKARGVAKFNVPLAHMIIAGADFMMIPSRFEPCGLIQLHAMRYGTLSIVASTGGLVDTVKEGFTGFQMGSFNVECEAVDPADVTAVATTVKRALAIYGTPVFTEMIKSCMAQELSWKEPAKKWEEVLLSLGVAGSEPGVEGEEIAPLAKENVASP; encoded by the exons ATGGCAACTGTAGCTGGCTCAAACATTGCATCAGCGAGTTCACTTGTAAAATGTGGAGTTACTTCTGGATCAGAGTCGAAAGCACCTCTGATGAAATTTGGATTGATGAAGAATACCGTGACTCACAATGGGTTAAGATCATTGAACAAAGTGGATGAGCTGCGAACCAGAACCATGGCAAAAGTAACCATCAAGAAAGCAAGGAGTAAGACATTCAAGACTGGGAATGCAAGGACTTCAGAAATCGTTTGTAGTAGTGGGATGAATTTGATCTTTGTTGGAACAGAAGTTGGTCCCTGGAGCAAAACTGGTGGACTTGGAGATGTTCTTGGAGGTCTGCCACCAGCAATGGCG GCCAATGGGCATCGTGTCATGTCTGTGTCTCCACGTTATGATCAGTACAAAGATGCATGGGATACAGAGGTGACAGTTGAG CTTCAAGTAGGAGATCAGAAAGAAACGGTTCGCTTCTTCCATTGCTACAAAAGAGGAGTTGATCGCATTTTCGTGGATCACCCAGCGTTTCTTGAAAAG GTATGGGGCAAAACCCGATCCAAAATTTATGGGCCTATTGCTGGAGAGGATTACCAGGACAACCAACTTCGATTCAGCTTATTATGCCAG GCAGCTCTAGAAGCACCGAGGGTTCTTAGTCTTAACAGCAACAAATATTTCTCCGGACCATATG GCGAAGATGTTGTGTTTATTGCCAATGACTGGCACACTGCCCTGCTCCCTTGCTACCTGAAAACTATATACAAACCCAAGGGCATATATAAGAGTGCCAAA GTTGCCTTTTGCATTCACAACATTGCCTACCAAGGGAGATTTGCCTTCAATGATTTCTCACTTCTCAATCTCCCAGATGAATTGAAAAgctcatttgattttattgatgg ATATGAAAAACCCACAAAGGGAAGGAAAATTAACTGGATGAAAGCTGGAATCTTAGAATCAGACAGGGTTTTAACTGTTAGCCCATACTATGCCAAAGAACTTGTTTCTGGTGTAGATAAAGGAGTGGAATTGGATAACATCCTTCGCAAAACTGGCATAACAGGAATTGTGAATGGCATGGATGTCCAGGAATGGAATCCATCAACTGACAAATATATTGGAGTCAAATATGATGCTTCAACT GTGTTGAATGCAAAGCCACTGTTGAAGGAAGCCCTCCAAGCAGAAGTTGGATTGCCAGTGGATAGAAACATCCCTGTCATAGGCTTCATTGGTAGACTTGAAGAGCAGAAAGGTTCAGATATTCTTGTGGCAGCCATTCCCCAGTTCATCAAAGAGAATGTTCAAATTATAGTCCTT GGGACAGGCAAAAAATCGATGGAGAAGCAGCTTGAACAGCTGGAGATACTATACCCAGAAAAGGCCCGAGGAGTGGCGAAATTCAATGTTCCCCTGGCCCATATGATAATAGCCGGTGCTGATTTTATGATGATTCCTAGCAGATTTGAGCCATGTGGTCTCATTCAATTGCACGCCATGCGTTACGGAACC TTATCTATTGTCGCATCGACTGGTGGATTGGTTGATACTGTTAAAGAAGGTTTCACAGGATTTCAGATGGGAAGCTTCAATGTGGAA TGTGAGGCAGTGGATCCTGCTGATGTGACTGCAGTTGCTACAACTGTGAAAAGAGCCCTCGCAATCTATGGAACTCCAGTTTTCACAGAGATGATAAAGAGTTGCATGGCTCAAGAACTCTCTTGGAAG GAACCTGCAAAGAAGTGGGAGGAGGTGCTGCTGAGTTTGGGGGTGGCTGGAAGTGAACCAGGAGTCGAAGGGGAGGAAATAGCTCCACTTGCCAAGGAAAACGTTGCATCTCCTTGA
- the LOC121268529 gene encoding granule-bound starch synthase 1, chloroplastic/amyloplastic-like isoform X2: MKFGLMKNTVTHNGLRSLNKVDELRTRTMAKVTIKKARSKTFKTGNARTSEIVCSSGMNLIFVGTEVGPWSKTGGLGDVLGGLPPAMAANGHRVMSVSPRYDQYKDAWDTEVTVELQVGDQKETVRFFHCYKRGVDRIFVDHPAFLEKVWGKTRSKIYGPIAGEDYQDNQLRFSLLCQAALEAPRVLSLNSNKYFSGPYGEDVVFIANDWHTALLPCYLKTIYKPKGIYKSAKVAFCIHNIAYQGRFAFNDFSLLNLPDELKSSFDFIDGYEKPTKGRKINWMKAGILESDRVLTVSPYYAKELVSGVDKGVELDNILRKTGITGIVNGMDVQEWNPSTDKYIGVKYDASTVLNAKPLLKEALQAEVGLPVDRNIPVIGFIGRLEEQKGSDILVAAIPQFIKENVQIIVLGTGKKSMEKQLEQLEILYPEKARGVAKFNVPLAHMIIAGADFMMIPSRFEPCGLIQLHAMRYGTLSIVASTGGLVDTVKEGFTGFQMGSFNVECEAVDPADVTAVATTVKRALAIYGTPVFTEMIKSCMAQELSWKEPAKKWEEVLLSLGVAGSEPGVEGEEIAPLAKENVASP; encoded by the exons ATGAAATTTGGATTGATGAAGAATACCGTGACTCACAATGGGTTAAGATCATTGAACAAAGTGGATGAGCTGCGAACCAGAACCATGGCAAAAGTAACCATCAAGAAAGCAAGGAGTAAGACATTCAAGACTGGGAATGCAAGGACTTCAGAAATCGTTTGTAGTAGTGGGATGAATTTGATCTTTGTTGGAACAGAAGTTGGTCCCTGGAGCAAAACTGGTGGACTTGGAGATGTTCTTGGAGGTCTGCCACCAGCAATGGCG GCCAATGGGCATCGTGTCATGTCTGTGTCTCCACGTTATGATCAGTACAAAGATGCATGGGATACAGAGGTGACAGTTGAG CTTCAAGTAGGAGATCAGAAAGAAACGGTTCGCTTCTTCCATTGCTACAAAAGAGGAGTTGATCGCATTTTCGTGGATCACCCAGCGTTTCTTGAAAAG GTATGGGGCAAAACCCGATCCAAAATTTATGGGCCTATTGCTGGAGAGGATTACCAGGACAACCAACTTCGATTCAGCTTATTATGCCAG GCAGCTCTAGAAGCACCGAGGGTTCTTAGTCTTAACAGCAACAAATATTTCTCCGGACCATATG GCGAAGATGTTGTGTTTATTGCCAATGACTGGCACACTGCCCTGCTCCCTTGCTACCTGAAAACTATATACAAACCCAAGGGCATATATAAGAGTGCCAAA GTTGCCTTTTGCATTCACAACATTGCCTACCAAGGGAGATTTGCCTTCAATGATTTCTCACTTCTCAATCTCCCAGATGAATTGAAAAgctcatttgattttattgatgg ATATGAAAAACCCACAAAGGGAAGGAAAATTAACTGGATGAAAGCTGGAATCTTAGAATCAGACAGGGTTTTAACTGTTAGCCCATACTATGCCAAAGAACTTGTTTCTGGTGTAGATAAAGGAGTGGAATTGGATAACATCCTTCGCAAAACTGGCATAACAGGAATTGTGAATGGCATGGATGTCCAGGAATGGAATCCATCAACTGACAAATATATTGGAGTCAAATATGATGCTTCAACT GTGTTGAATGCAAAGCCACTGTTGAAGGAAGCCCTCCAAGCAGAAGTTGGATTGCCAGTGGATAGAAACATCCCTGTCATAGGCTTCATTGGTAGACTTGAAGAGCAGAAAGGTTCAGATATTCTTGTGGCAGCCATTCCCCAGTTCATCAAAGAGAATGTTCAAATTATAGTCCTT GGGACAGGCAAAAAATCGATGGAGAAGCAGCTTGAACAGCTGGAGATACTATACCCAGAAAAGGCCCGAGGAGTGGCGAAATTCAATGTTCCCCTGGCCCATATGATAATAGCCGGTGCTGATTTTATGATGATTCCTAGCAGATTTGAGCCATGTGGTCTCATTCAATTGCACGCCATGCGTTACGGAACC TTATCTATTGTCGCATCGACTGGTGGATTGGTTGATACTGTTAAAGAAGGTTTCACAGGATTTCAGATGGGAAGCTTCAATGTGGAA TGTGAGGCAGTGGATCCTGCTGATGTGACTGCAGTTGCTACAACTGTGAAAAGAGCCCTCGCAATCTATGGAACTCCAGTTTTCACAGAGATGATAAAGAGTTGCATGGCTCAAGAACTCTCTTGGAAG GAACCTGCAAAGAAGTGGGAGGAGGTGCTGCTGAGTTTGGGGGTGGCTGGAAGTGAACCAGGAGTCGAAGGGGAGGAAATAGCTCCACTTGCCAAGGAAAACGTTGCATCTCCTTGA